The Leptospiraceae bacterium genomic interval TTCGGAGAAACAAGAAATACAACTCTAGACCCTGTTCCTGTTACAGATGAAAGGGGAATCCATGAATACCGTTACCAATATGGAACCACCGGTGGAGGCAAATACCAATTTGGCTACAAGAAGGAATTATTAGAGCGCGTTACTTATTATGGAGTTGACGGCAAATTGGTATCTACCGCTGAAGGGATTTCGATTGAAGAGCATTTGTTTACTTATAATCGGGAGAGGAAGGATTATGAGGAATCGATTGTGCATTATTTAGATGAGAAGGAAGACCTTGTAAAGGGGAATAAAAGCAATTCGAAGTTTTCTATAAATGATAAAAATGGAAATATAGTTTTGAAAGAATTTTTTGGACAAGATGGAAAGTGGAAAGGAGATCACTGGGGCATTGCACGATATGTGTATAAATATGATGAAAAAGGGAATAAACTATTACAAGAAACGTATGGAACGGATGGAAAATTAGAAGTGTACGGCGATGCGCGTATTGCGCGATATGTATTTAAATATGATGAAAAAGGAAATATAATATTAGAAGAAACTTATAGAGCAGATGGAATATTGAAAGACTATATTAGCACCAAATATGACGAAAAGAGAAACGAAATATTACGAGAGCTTTATAATGCAGAAGGAAAGTTATTTTATAAATATATGTATAAATATGATGAAAAAGGGAATAAAGTATTAGAAGAAACTTATGGAGAAGATGCAAAGTTAAGAATTAAATTTGTGTATAAATATGATGAAAAAGGAAATAAACTACTAGAAGAAGCTTATAGAGAAGATGGAAAATTATTTTTTAAATACGTATATGATGAAAAAGGAAATAAACTGCTAGAAGAAATTTATAGAGAAGATGGAAAGTTAATAGATAAATATGTGCAGAAATATGATGAAAAAGGGAATAAACTATTACAAGAAACTTATGGAGAAGATGGAAATATAAAAGAACGATTATCATTAGTGTATAAATATGATGAAAAAGGAAAAAAAGTATTGGAAGAAACTTATGGAACAGATGGAAATCTAAAAGAACGATTCGTGTATAAATATAACGAAAAAGAAAAAAAAGTATTAGAAGAAACTTATGGAACAGACGGAAATCTAAAAGAACGATTCGTGTATAAATATAATGAAAAAGAAAATATGTTATCAAAAGAAACGTATGGAGCAGACGAAAAGTTAATAGATAAATATTTGTATAAATATGATGAAAAAGGAAATAAAGTATTAGAAGAAACTTATGGAGCTGATGGAAAGTTAAAAGAAAAATTTACCGTCGAGGTTGTGTATAGAGATGATGAAGAAGGAAATAATTTAGCAACGGGATACATCGACAGTGTTGCACGATATGTTTATAAATACGATGAAAAAGGAAATAAAATCTTAGAAGAACAGTATAGAGCTGATGGAAAGACAAAGTACGAATATCTAGATAATAATACTGCACGTGTGGAAATAGAAAAAGAATTTAGTGAAGAGTGGAAGCAAATCCATACTAGCCTCTTAGATGCTTTGAAAGAAAAGGAATTTAATAAAGAACTATCTACTATAGAAAAACAAATTTCTGTTTGGAAAAAAGAATATCGACATCTACCTAACTTAGAAAAAAAGCTAACAGACTCTCTCGGACAAGAAAAGGGTAAGAAGCTCTTCAATGAATATAATGACTTCGTAAAAAAATTCACCAAAGAACTCGAAAACTGCACATTACGCAAAGTATCCTACCGATACGATGGAACGTTAGCCGAAAGAAAAGAGCGCTTCGACAGATACCACCCGTTAACCACTGAGAAGCCCGATGCTAACGGAGTGCTTGAGTCGCCTGAGTATCATCTCTATTTTCCAAATCCCCGCGGGCAGTTCGAGAAGAGACTTCTTCATTTGAAGCTCGACAGGTTCTATCGTCCGGTGGGCTTGGAGTTTGAGAAGAGGTAGATATTACCTATTCCTAATTTTGGATTACTGGTTTTTTTTAAGTGTGGGTTATGCGTGTTTGCCGGAATGACCTAACCCCACATCTGTCAGATGTTGTCTGGCTATTATGGATTAGCCACTTCCGGCGAAGGCGCTGGGTTTGCGACTAAGCAAACGGGTGGAAAGGGAAGGTGCTACTTCAGAGTATTCTACGCTACGGCAGAGTGTGGGGTTAGGTCAAAAAGTCCCCCAACAACTAAAAAATCCCATTTTTTTTCTACTTGCATCACAATCCCTGATTCGAAAATCTCTCAACTGAGGTCGCTATGAGCAAATTAGAACGAAATCTGGGTCCGTTTTTACTTTGGGGACTCGGTGTGGGATATGTAATTTCGGGAATGTATTTTGGATGGAATTTAGGACTGCCAAAAGGCGGAAGTCTTGGATTTGCGATTGCGACATTTTTTGTAATGATTATGTATATCGCGTTTACGTTTAGTTATACGGAGCTTGCCTGTGCGATTCCGAAAGCCGGTGGTGCGTTTGACTACGCAAACTTGACATTAAATCATCATCTCGGGTATATTGCGGGTGTCGCACAGATTATCGAATTTGTATTTGCCCCTCCTGCCATTGCAGCGGCTATTGGTGCTTATTTCCATATTTTCTTTCCTGCTATTCCTGTTCTTACAATTGCCATTTTCGCCTATTTGGTATTTACCGCTCTTAACATTTCGGGCGTAAAGACTGCTGCTTCTTTTGAGTTGGTCGTAACGATTTTTGCAGTTGTCGAATTGCTTATATTTGCCGGTATCACCCTTCCTCATTTTCAATATTCTAATCTGGAAAAAAATCCTCTGCCCAATGGGATTGCAGGAATTTTTGCTTCGATTCCATTTGCTATTTGGTTTTTTTTAGCCATTGAAGGAGTTGCCAATGTTGCCGAGGAGGTTATCAATCCACAAAAAAACATTTTGATAGGATTTGGTTTTGCTTTACTGACACTTGTTATTCTTTGTATTCTCACTTTTATTTCTTCGGTTGGAGTCAGTGGTTGGGAAAGCATTGTTTACCCCGAAGGCTCTAGGGAAATGTCAGATTCTCCTCTTCCGCTTGCACTTTCTTTTATTGTAGGAAAAGACTCAGCTCTTTATCATATGCTGATTACAATCGGATTATTCGGATTAGTCGCATCTTTTCATGGAATCATTCTTGCATCCGGTAGAGCGACCTATGAATTCGCAAGAGTGGGTTATGCACCGAAGCCACTCGGAGTAATTAGTCCAAAGTTTCATACACCGGCTAATGCCTTGTTAGCCAATACTGGAATTGGAATTCTCGCCCTTCTTACAGGAAAAACTTCTGAGATTATTACACTTGCCTGCTTTGGTGCTCTTACACTGTATATCATTTCAATGTTTGCTCTTCTTTATTTGCATAAAAATCATCCGCATATCAAAGGGTCTTTTAAGGTTCCATTTTTTCCAGTCACACCAATCGTTGCACTCATTCTTGCCTTTATTTCCATTGTATCCCTTTTTGTTTTTAATTTTACGATTGGGATTTTCTATATTATAATTTTAAGTATTGCTTATTCTTATTTCTACTTTTATTTGAGAGGAAGGAACCATGTATAAAACAGTCGTTAGTCGAAAGACCTACCAATTTAAAAATCTAAAAGTATTAATGGCGAAAGCTACTCCTCTTCGTTCGGGAGATATTTTAGCAGGTGTTGCGGCTAACACACAAGAAGAAAGAGTGGCAGCACAAATGGCACTTGCGGAAGTTCCCCTCAAGCGTTTTTTGGAAGAGGAATTAATTCCTTATGAAAAAGATGAGGTCACAAGATTAATTTTGGATTCTCATAACAAAGAAGCATTTCAACCAATTGCCAATTTGACCGTTGGAGAATTTCGCGAGTATTTGCTTTCGGAAAATACTACTACAGAGATTTTACAGAGAATCAAAGATGGAATTACTCCTG includes:
- the eat gene encoding ethanolamine permease, which codes for MSKLERNLGPFLLWGLGVGYVISGMYFGWNLGLPKGGSLGFAIATFFVMIMYIAFTFSYTELACAIPKAGGAFDYANLTLNHHLGYIAGVAQIIEFVFAPPAIAAAIGAYFHIFFPAIPVLTIAIFAYLVFTALNISGVKTAASFELVVTIFAVVELLIFAGITLPHFQYSNLEKNPLPNGIAGIFASIPFAIWFFLAIEGVANVAEEVINPQKNILIGFGFALLTLVILCILTFISSVGVSGWESIVYPEGSREMSDSPLPLALSFIVGKDSALYHMLITIGLFGLVASFHGIILASGRATYEFARVGYAPKPLGVISPKFHTPANALLANTGIGILALLTGKTSEIITLACFGALTLYIISMFALLYLHKNHPHIKGSFKVPFFPVTPIVALILAFISIVSLFVFNFTIGIFYIIILSIAYSYFYFYLRGRNHV